A single region of the Pseudomonas sp. GGS8 genome encodes:
- a CDS encoding amino acid ABC transporter ATP-binding protein: MIEVRDLIKVFDTRGQVVRAVDNVSTQVAKGEVLVVIGPSGSGKSTFLRCLNGLEEFDSGSVSIDGLQLADPKTDVNAYRREVGMVFQHFNLFPHMTVLENLCLAQKVVRKRGKKEREAKAMVLLEKVGIAQKAHEFPSRLSGGQQQRVAIARALAMEPKVMLFDEPTSALDPEMVGEVLDVMKTLAVEGMTMVCVTHEMGFAREVADRVLFFDQGKLLEDASPAEFFDAPKDPRAQAFLRQVL; encoded by the coding sequence GTGATTGAAGTCCGCGATCTGATAAAAGTCTTCGACACCCGCGGCCAGGTGGTTCGCGCGGTGGATAACGTCTCCACCCAAGTGGCGAAAGGCGAAGTGTTGGTGGTGATCGGCCCGTCCGGTTCCGGCAAATCGACCTTTCTGCGCTGTCTGAATGGCCTGGAAGAATTCGATTCCGGCTCGGTGAGCATCGACGGTCTGCAACTGGCCGACCCGAAAACCGACGTCAACGCCTACCGCCGCGAAGTCGGCATGGTGTTCCAGCATTTCAACCTGTTCCCGCACATGACCGTGCTGGAGAACCTCTGTCTGGCTCAGAAAGTCGTGCGCAAGCGCGGCAAGAAGGAGCGCGAGGCCAAGGCCATGGTGTTGCTGGAAAAGGTCGGTATCGCTCAGAAGGCCCACGAGTTTCCATCGCGCCTGTCCGGTGGTCAGCAACAGCGCGTGGCCATCGCCCGGGCATTGGCGATGGAGCCCAAGGTGATGCTGTTCGATGAGCCGACGTCGGCGCTCGACCCGGAAATGGTCGGTGAAGTGTTGGATGTGATGAAGACCCTGGCCGTGGAAGGTATGACCATGGTTTGCGTCACCCACGAAATGGGCTTCGCCCGGGAAGTGGCGGATCGGGTGCTGTTCTTCGATCAAGGCAAATTGTTGGAAGACGCCTCACCGGCCGAGTTCTTCGATGCGCCGAAAGATCCGCGTGCGCAGGCGTTTTTGCGTCAGGTTCTCTAA
- a CDS encoding amino acid ABC transporter permease: MKQKKAQWPWHVLTVLVLIGLAGALYYATSLMSYEWRWNRVPQYFAYHAEESLRAADISTVSELVRKGDKAEVTLRNDAGDEQHLTVDDNSLQVAQGDDVAEGDVIGVTRHWAAGPLLWGLWTTLWLSLVSGVLGLLIGLATGLCRLSKNPTLRDLSTIYVELVRGTPLLVQIFIFYFFIGTVMNLSREFAGIAALSLFTGAYVAEIIRSGVQSIARGQNEAARSLGLSGGQSMRHVVLPQAFKRVLPPLAGQFISLVKDTSLVSVIAITELLKSGREVITTSFSPFEILFCVAGLYLLINLPLSKIASRLERRLAQSD; encoded by the coding sequence ATGAAACAGAAAAAAGCCCAATGGCCCTGGCACGTATTAACCGTGCTGGTGCTGATCGGCCTGGCTGGCGCGTTGTATTACGCCACCTCGCTGATGTCCTACGAATGGCGCTGGAACCGCGTGCCACAGTACTTCGCCTACCACGCCGAAGAGTCCCTGCGCGCGGCCGACATCTCCACCGTCAGTGAGTTGGTACGCAAGGGCGACAAGGCTGAAGTCACCCTGCGCAATGATGCCGGGGATGAGCAGCACCTGACGGTCGACGACAACAGCCTGCAAGTCGCGCAAGGCGATGATGTGGCCGAGGGCGATGTGATCGGTGTGACCCGGCATTGGGCCGCCGGCCCGCTGCTATGGGGCCTCTGGACCACGTTATGGTTGTCCCTGGTGTCTGGCGTGCTTGGTCTGCTGATCGGCTTGGCCACCGGGCTGTGCCGCCTGTCGAAAAACCCGACCCTGCGCGACCTGTCGACGATCTACGTCGAGCTGGTGCGCGGTACGCCGCTGCTGGTTCAGATTTTCATTTTCTACTTCTTCATCGGCACCGTGATGAACCTCTCCCGGGAGTTCGCCGGAATCGCGGCGTTGTCGCTGTTCACCGGTGCTTACGTGGCGGAGATCATCCGGTCTGGCGTGCAGTCCATTGCCCGTGGTCAGAACGAAGCGGCGCGCTCCCTCGGTTTGAGCGGTGGCCAGTCGATGCGCCACGTGGTGCTGCCGCAAGCGTTCAAGCGCGTATTGCCGCCGCTGGCGGGACAGTTCATCAGTCTGGTCAAGGACACCTCGCTGGTGTCGGTGATCGCAATTACCGAACTGTTGAAAAGCGGTCGCGAAGTCATCACCACTTCGTTCTCGCCGTTCGAAATCCTGTTCTGCGTGGCCGGGCTGTACCTGTTGATCAACCTGCCGCTGTCGAAAATCGCCAGTCGGCTTGAGCGGAGGCTCGCGCAAAGTGATTGA
- a CDS encoding transporter substrate-binding domain-containing protein translates to MKKYLSMLLVGVTALVAVNAAQAGAIDDAVKRGTLKVGMDPTYMPFEMTNKRGEIIGFEVDILKAMAKAMGVKLEMVSTGYDGIIPALLTDKFDMIGSGMTLTQERNLRLNFSEPFIVVGQTLLIRKELEGTIKSYKDLNTADYRITSKLGTTGEMVAKKLISKAKYHGYDNEQEAVLDVVNGKADAFIYDAPYNVVAVNKVGNGKLVFLDKPFTYEPLAFGLKKGDYDSLNFINNFLHQIHEDGTYDRIHDKWFKDAAWLKDME, encoded by the coding sequence ATGAAGAAGTATCTGTCGATGCTGCTGGTCGGCGTCACGGCATTGGTTGCAGTCAACGCGGCGCAGGCCGGTGCCATCGATGACGCGGTCAAGCGCGGCACGCTGAAAGTCGGCATGGACCCGACCTATATGCCGTTCGAAATGACCAACAAGCGCGGCGAGATCATCGGCTTCGAAGTCGACATCCTCAAAGCTATGGCCAAGGCCATGGGCGTCAAGCTGGAAATGGTTTCCACCGGCTACGACGGCATCATCCCGGCCCTGCTGACCGACAAGTTCGACATGATCGGCAGCGGCATGACCCTGACCCAGGAACGTAACCTGCGGCTGAACTTCAGCGAACCCTTCATTGTGGTCGGCCAGACGCTGCTGATCCGCAAGGAGCTGGAAGGCACCATCAAATCCTATAAAGACCTGAACACCGCCGACTACCGCATCACCTCCAAGCTCGGCACCACTGGCGAGATGGTCGCCAAAAAACTCATTTCCAAAGCCAAGTACCACGGCTACGACAACGAACAGGAAGCGGTGCTCGACGTGGTCAACGGCAAGGCCGACGCCTTCATCTACGACGCGCCTTACAACGTCGTGGCGGTGAACAAGGTCGGCAATGGCAAACTGGTGTTTCTCGACAAGCCGTTCACCTATGAGCCCCTGGCTTTCGGCCTGAAAAAAGGCGATTACGACAGCCTCAACTTCATCAACAACTTCCTGCACCAGATCCACGAAGACGGCACCTACGATCGCATCCATGACAAGTGGTTTAAAGACGCCGCTTGGCTCAAGGACATGGAATAA
- the mdoH gene encoding glucans biosynthesis glucosyltransferase MdoH — protein MSNSQVQPQTLAEYLAHLPMTDEQRAELAGCKSFSELHERLSSQAFDSPTDAAQASVGRRLTLNTAEELADAQMLGLDASGRVCLKAAPPIRRTKVVPEPWRTNILVRGWRRLTGRTNPPNPPKDENVLPAARWRTVGSIRRYILLVLMLGQTIVAGWYMKGIMPYQGWSFVDLEEVLHQPLLQTAAQVLPYALQTSILILFGILFCWVSAGFWTALMGFLELITGRDKYRISGASAGNEPIAKDARTALVMPICNEDVPRVFAGLRATFESVAASGNLDRFDFFVLSDSNDADICVAEQQAWLDVCREAKGFGKIFYRRRRRRVKRKSGNLDDFCRRWGGDYKYMVVLDADSVMSGECLSSLVRLMEATPDAGIIQTAPRASGMDTLYARMQQFATRVYGPLFTAGLHFWQLGESHYWGHNAIIRMKPFIEHCALAPLPGKGAFAGAILSHDFVEAALMRRAGWGVWIAYDLPGSYEELPPNLLDELKRDRRWCHGNLMNFRLFLVKGMHPVHRAVFLTGVMSYLSAPLWFFFLVLSTALLATNTLMEPQYFLEPRQLYPLWPQWHPDKAIALFSTTIVLLFLPKLLSIILIWAKGAKEFGGRFKVTLSMLLEMLFSMLLAPVRMIFHTRFVLAAFLGWAATWNSPQRDDDSTPWSEAVKRHGPQTVLGFFWALLVIWLNPSFLWWLVPIVGSLMLSIPVSVISSRVGLGLKSRDESLFLIPEEYNPPQALLATDQYTHENRWHALHDGFVRSVVDPQQNALACALATSRHRQAEPIEWLRVERVRHAMKAGPEGLTNNERVALLSDPVALGRLHEQVWSEGHAEWLQAWRTSVDADPHAPLLPLKPLSVQPQLA, from the coding sequence ATGAGTAATTCACAAGTACAGCCACAAACGCTTGCCGAGTACCTGGCGCATTTGCCGATGACCGACGAGCAGCGCGCAGAACTCGCGGGCTGCAAGTCTTTCAGTGAGTTGCACGAACGTCTGTCGTCCCAGGCGTTCGACTCGCCGACCGATGCCGCCCAGGCGTCGGTCGGGCGGCGCCTGACCCTGAACACCGCCGAAGAACTGGCGGATGCGCAAATGTTGGGACTCGACGCCAGTGGTCGGGTTTGCCTCAAGGCAGCCCCGCCGATCCGTCGGACCAAAGTCGTTCCGGAGCCATGGCGCACCAATATTCTGGTGCGTGGCTGGCGTCGGCTGACCGGTCGCACCAACCCGCCGAATCCGCCGAAAGACGAGAACGTGCTGCCGGCAGCTCGCTGGCGCACCGTCGGTTCGATCCGTCGTTACATTCTGCTGGTGCTGATGCTCGGTCAGACGATCGTCGCCGGCTGGTACATGAAAGGCATCATGCCGTACCAGGGCTGGTCGTTCGTCGATCTTGAAGAGGTGCTGCACCAGCCGCTCTTGCAAACTGCGGCCCAGGTGCTGCCTTACGCGTTGCAAACCAGCATTCTGATTCTGTTCGGGATTCTGTTCTGCTGGGTGTCGGCCGGTTTCTGGACCGCGCTGATGGGCTTCCTCGAGTTGATCACTGGCCGCGACAAATACCGCATTTCCGGCGCCAGCGCCGGCAACGAGCCGATCGCCAAGGATGCACGCACCGCATTGGTGATGCCAATCTGCAACGAAGATGTGCCGCGGGTATTCGCCGGTTTGCGGGCGACCTTCGAGTCGGTTGCTGCCTCGGGTAACCTGGATCGCTTCGACTTTTTCGTGCTCAGCGACAGTAACGACGCCGATATCTGCGTCGCCGAACAGCAGGCCTGGCTGGACGTCTGCCGTGAAGCCAAGGGCTTCGGCAAGATCTTCTACCGCCGCCGCCGTCGTCGCGTAAAACGTAAAAGCGGCAACCTCGACGACTTCTGCCGTCGTTGGGGCGGTGACTACAAGTACATGGTCGTGCTCGACGCCGACAGCGTAATGAGTGGCGAATGCTTGAGCAGCCTGGTGCGCCTGATGGAAGCCACGCCGGACGCCGGGATCATCCAGACCGCGCCGCGTGCGTCGGGCATGGACACTCTTTATGCGCGTATGCAGCAGTTCGCCACCCGTGTGTACGGTCCACTGTTCACCGCTGGCCTGCACTTCTGGCAGTTGGGCGAATCCCACTACTGGGGCCACAACGCGATCATCCGCATGAAGCCGTTCATCGAGCACTGCGCCCTGGCGCCGTTGCCCGGTAAAGGCGCGTTCGCCGGTGCGATTCTGTCCCACGACTTCGTTGAAGCGGCGCTGATGCGCCGGGCCGGCTGGGGCGTGTGGATTGCCTATGACTTGCCGGGCAGCTACGAAGAACTGCCGCCGAACCTGCTGGACGAACTCAAGCGTGACCGTCGCTGGTGCCACGGCAACCTGATGAACTTCCGACTGTTCCTGGTCAAAGGCATGCACCCGGTACACCGTGCGGTGTTCCTGACAGGCGTGATGTCTTACCTGTCGGCGCCGTTGTGGTTCTTCTTCCTTGTGCTGTCGACAGCTCTGCTGGCGACCAACACGCTGATGGAGCCGCAGTACTTCCTGGAACCGCGTCAGCTCTATCCGTTGTGGCCGCAATGGCACCCGGACAAGGCAATTGCACTGTTCTCGACAACCATCGTGCTGCTGTTCCTGCCGAAGTTGCTGAGCATCATCCTGATCTGGGCCAAGGGCGCGAAAGAGTTCGGTGGCAGGTTCAAGGTGACGCTGTCGATGCTGCTGGAGATGTTGTTCTCCATGCTGCTGGCGCCGGTGCGGATGATTTTCCACACCCGTTTCGTACTCGCCGCGTTCCTCGGCTGGGCCGCGACCTGGAACTCGCCGCAACGTGACGACGACTCCACACCGTGGAGCGAAGCGGTCAAGCGTCACGGTCCGCAAACCGTGCTGGGCTTCTTCTGGGCGCTGTTGGTGATCTGGCTGAACCCGAGCTTTCTCTGGTGGCTGGTGCCGATCGTCGGTTCGCTGATGCTGTCGATTCCGGTGTCGGTGATCTCCAGTCGTGTGGGTCTGGGTCTGAAGTCCCGTGACGAGAGCCTGTTCCTGATCCCTGAGGAATACAATCCGCCGCAGGCATTGCTGGCGACCGATCAGTACACCCACGAAAACCGCTGGCATGCACTGCACGACGGCTTCGTTCGGTCGGTAGTGGATCCACAGCAGAACGCGTTGGCGTGCGCGCTGGCGACGTCCCGTCACCGTCAGGCCGAGCCGATCGAATGGCTGCGTGTCGAGCGGGTTCGTCATGCGATGAAGGCCGGGCCTGAAGGGCTGACCAACAACGAGCGTGTGGCCCTGTTGAGTGATCCGGTGGCACTGGGTCGCTTGCATGAGCAAGTCTGGAGCGAAGGCCATGCCGAGTGGCTGCAGGCCTGGCGCACTTCGGTGGATGCCGATCCGCATGCGCCGCTGTTGCCGCTCAAACCGTTGAGCGTGCAGCCTCAGTTGGCATAA
- a CDS encoding glucan biosynthesis protein G yields the protein MIVSPCNAPKLSAKRFRNALVAGSALLCLFSAGQLWAFNLDDVSVKAKELAGQKYEAPRSNLPNEFREMKFADYQKIRFLTEKAEWANQKTPFKLSFYHQGMHFDTPVKINEITANTVEEIKYDPSRFDFGDMKFDPKATEQLGYAGFRVLYPINKADKQDEIMTMLGASYFRVVGKGHTYGLSARGMAIDTALPSGEEFPRFTEFWIQQPKPGDKHLVIFALLDSPRATGAYRLTLRPGSDTVVDVKAKMFLRDKVTKLGVAPLTSMFLFGANQPSKVLNYRRELHDSSGLSIHAGNGEWIWRPLNNPKHLAVSNFSIENPRGFGLLQRGRDFSHYEDLDDRYDKRPSAWIEPKGDWGKGSVDLVEIPTADETNDNIVAFWSPEKLPEPGQSLDVAYRMHWTIDEASLHSADSAWVQQTLRSTGDVKQSNLIRQPDGSVAYLVDFQGPSLQDLPEDADVRSQVSVGDNAELVENSVRYNPETKGWRLTLRMKIKDPGKSTEMRAALVKTITPAETIKTTAPASSSSVAKADKIAARQQEKKDKEAKQAEAQAQQVKDTKEKDNKDAKQPVAAEAAPATPESAPTEQVLTETWSYQLPADE from the coding sequence GTGATTGTTAGTCCCTGTAATGCACCAAAATTGTCTGCCAAACGGTTTCGAAACGCACTGGTAGCGGGCTCTGCTCTGCTCTGCCTGTTCAGCGCCGGCCAGCTTTGGGCATTCAATCTGGATGACGTATCGGTCAAGGCAAAAGAGCTGGCCGGGCAAAAATACGAAGCCCCGCGCAGTAACCTGCCGAATGAATTTCGTGAGATGAAATTCGCGGATTATCAAAAAATTCGCTTCCTCACCGAAAAAGCCGAGTGGGCTAACCAGAAAACCCCATTCAAGCTGTCGTTCTATCATCAGGGCATGCACTTCGATACGCCGGTGAAAATCAACGAAATCACGGCCAACACCGTCGAAGAGATCAAATACGACCCAAGTCGTTTCGATTTCGGCGATATGAAGTTCGATCCTAAAGCCACTGAACAGCTGGGTTATGCCGGTTTCCGTGTGCTCTACCCGATCAACAAGGCCGACAAGCAAGACGAAATCATGACCATGCTCGGCGCGAGTTACTTCCGCGTTGTCGGCAAGGGCCACACCTATGGCTTGTCCGCTCGCGGCATGGCCATCGATACCGCCTTGCCTTCCGGCGAAGAGTTCCCGCGTTTCACCGAGTTCTGGATTCAACAGCCGAAGCCGGGCGACAAGCACCTGGTGATCTTCGCCCTGCTGGATTCGCCGCGCGCCACCGGTGCCTATCGCCTGACCCTGCGTCCGGGCAGCGACACGGTCGTCGACGTCAAGGCCAAGATGTTCCTGCGTGACAAGGTCACCAAACTCGGCGTTGCACCGCTGACCAGCATGTTCCTGTTCGGCGCCAACCAGCCGTCGAAAGTGCTGAACTACCGTCGCGAACTGCACGACTCCAGCGGTCTGTCGATCCATGCCGGCAACGGTGAATGGATCTGGCGCCCATTGAACAACCCGAAACACCTGGCCGTGAGCAACTTCTCGATCGAGAACCCGCGCGGTTTCGGTTTGCTGCAGCGTGGCCGTGACTTCAGCCACTACGAAGACCTCGACGACCGCTACGACAAGCGCCCAAGCGCCTGGATCGAACCGAAAGGCGATTGGGGCAAGGGCTCCGTCGATCTGGTGGAGATTCCTACCGCTGACGAAACCAACGACAATATCGTTGCTTTCTGGAGCCCGGAAAAACTGCCAGAGCCTGGCCAGTCCCTGGACGTCGCTTATCGCATGCACTGGACCATCGACGAAGCCTCCCTGCATTCGGCGGACAGCGCCTGGGTTCAACAGACCCTGCGTTCCACGGGTGACGTGAAGCAGTCGAACCTGATTCGTCAGCCGGACGGCAGCGTGGCCTACCTGGTGGATTTCCAAGGTCCGTCCCTGCAGGATTTGCCGGAAGATGCCGATGTGCGCAGCCAGGTGAGCGTGGGTGACAACGCGGAGCTGGTCGAGAACAGCGTTCGTTACAACCCTGAAACCAAGGGCTGGCGCCTGACCCTGCGGATGAAGATCAAGGATCCGGGCAAGTCCACCGAAATGCGTGCAGCACTGGTCAAGACCATCACGCCTGCCGAGACGATCAAGACCACGGCGCCAGCGTCCAGCTCTTCCGTTGCCAAGGCCGACAAGATCGCCGCCCGTCAGCAGGAGAAGAAGGACAAGGAAGCCAAGCAAGCTGAAGCGCAAGCCCAGCAAGTCAAGGACACCAAGGAGAAGGACAACAAAGACGCCAAGCAGCCTGTCGCTGCCGAAGCGGCCCCTGCCACACCGGAATCGGCACCGACTGAACAAGTCCTGACCGAGACCTGGAGCTATCAGTTGCCTGCCGATGAGTAA
- the dtd gene encoding D-aminoacyl-tRNA deacylase: MKGLLQRVRGARVEVAGEVVGAIDQGLLVLVAVEPDDTQASADKLLHKLLNYRVFSDAEGKMNLSLADVGGGLLLVSQFTLAADTKNGLRPSFSTAAPPALGEALFDYLLGKAKQVHGTVASGRFGADMQVHLVNDGPVTFLLQT, from the coding sequence ATGAAGGGCCTGCTGCAGCGCGTGCGCGGCGCGCGAGTCGAGGTCGCGGGAGAGGTGGTTGGTGCGATAGATCAGGGGTTGCTGGTGCTGGTGGCGGTCGAACCCGACGACACGCAGGCCAGCGCCGACAAACTTCTGCATAAACTGCTTAACTATCGAGTATTCAGTGACGCCGAGGGCAAGATGAATCTGTCCTTGGCGGATGTGGGCGGCGGGTTATTGCTGGTCTCGCAGTTCACCCTGGCCGCCGATACCAAAAACGGGTTGCGTCCGAGTTTTTCGACGGCGGCCCCTCCGGCCTTGGGCGAGGCGCTTTTCGACTATTTATTGGGCAAAGCGAAACAGGTGCATGGCACTGTGGCATCAGGTAGATTCGGCGCGGATATGCAGGTGCACCTGGTCAATGATGGCCCGGTAACCTTCCTGTTACAGACGTGA
- the pip gene encoding prolyl aminopeptidase, with the protein MQTLYPQIKPHARHDLAVDKTHTLYVDESGSPEGLPVVFIHGGPGAGCDAQSRRYFDPNLYRIVTFDQRGCGRSTPHASLENNTTWDLVADLERIRKHLGIDKWVLFGGSWGSTLALAYAQTHPERVHGLILRGIFLCRPQEIEWFYQCGASRLFPDYWQDYIAPIPLDERDDLLTAFHKRLVGNDQIAQMHAAKAWSIWEGRTATLRPNPLVVDRFSEPQRALSIARIECHYFTNNAFLEPNQLIRDMGKIAHLPGVIVHGRYDVICPLDNAWELHQAWPNSELQVIRDAGHAASEPGITDALVRAADQMARRLLDLSPDEA; encoded by the coding sequence ATGCAGACTTTGTACCCGCAGATCAAACCCCACGCCCGGCACGATCTGGCCGTCGATAAAACCCACACGCTGTATGTCGACGAAAGCGGTTCACCGGAAGGTTTGCCGGTAGTGTTCATTCACGGCGGCCCCGGCGCCGGGTGTGATGCGCAAAGCCGCCGGTATTTCGATCCGAACCTGTATCGCATCGTTACCTTCGACCAGCGCGGTTGCGGTCGCTCCACGCCCCACGCCAGCCTGGAAAACAACACCACCTGGGATCTGGTCGCCGACCTTGAGCGGATTCGCAAACACCTGGGTATCGACAAATGGGTGCTGTTCGGCGGTTCCTGGGGTTCGACCCTGGCCCTGGCTTATGCGCAAACCCATCCGGAGCGCGTACACGGTCTGATTCTGCGCGGGATTTTTCTCTGCCGTCCCCAGGAAATCGAATGGTTCTACCAGTGTGGCGCCAGTCGTCTGTTCCCCGATTACTGGCAGGACTACATCGCGCCGATCCCGCTGGACGAACGCGACGACTTGCTCACGGCATTCCACAAACGCCTGGTCGGCAACGACCAGATCGCCCAGATGCATGCGGCCAAGGCCTGGTCCATCTGGGAAGGCCGTACCGCGACCCTGCGTCCGAATCCGCTGGTGGTCGACCGTTTCTCCGAACCTCAACGTGCGTTGTCCATCGCCCGTATCGAATGCCACTACTTCACCAATAACGCTTTCCTGGAGCCGAACCAGCTGATCCGTGACATGGGCAAGATCGCCCATTTGCCCGGTGTCATCGTCCATGGTCGTTATGACGTGATCTGCCCGCTGGACAACGCCTGGGAGCTGCATCAGGCCTGGCCGAACAGCGAACTGCAGGTGATTCGCGACGCCGGCCATGCGGCGTCCGAACCGGGGATCACCGATGCCTTGGTACGCGCCGCCGATCAGATGGCCCGTCGCTTGCTCGACCTGTCGCCTGACGAAGCATGA
- a CDS encoding alpha/beta hydrolase: MASYPLSEQMAAFVEKTISFNSTDRSLTGWRQAYREMCRAFTPPCPEGLKVVDFELAGVAVRAWQPSAESPTSGWPCVVYLHGGGWVVGDLDSHAFICAELASTLGALVIAVDYRLAPEHPFPAAFDDCLSVWRALRTGPFQLDPTRTLVAGDSAGGNLAAALCLALRDAGEPAPCAQVLIYPGLGGDHRLVSRSECADAPLLSSGDLDCYHALYLRGTRQPGAYAMPLVADDFSGLPPTLVAVAQFDPLRDDGVLYAERLNAASVNATLYHGEGLVHGCLRARRKVAEVDRLYETLLGYLAEKTG; this comes from the coding sequence ATGGCTTCTTATCCACTCTCTGAACAAATGGCGGCTTTCGTCGAGAAAACCATCAGCTTCAACAGCACCGACCGCAGCCTCACCGGTTGGCGTCAGGCCTACCGTGAGATGTGCCGGGCATTTACTCCGCCCTGTCCCGAGGGGCTTAAGGTGGTCGATTTCGAGTTGGCGGGAGTGGCGGTGCGCGCCTGGCAACCGTCGGCCGAATCACCGACCAGCGGCTGGCCCTGCGTTGTGTATTTGCATGGCGGTGGTTGGGTGGTGGGGGATCTGGATTCCCACGCCTTCATCTGCGCCGAACTGGCGTCGACGCTCGGCGCGTTGGTGATCGCCGTCGATTATCGGTTGGCGCCGGAACATCCGTTTCCGGCGGCGTTCGATGACTGCCTGAGTGTCTGGCGCGCGTTGCGCACGGGGCCGTTTCAGCTCGACCCGACGCGGACGCTGGTGGCCGGCGACAGCGCTGGCGGCAACCTTGCCGCTGCGCTGTGCCTGGCCTTGCGCGATGCCGGCGAACCGGCGCCCTGTGCACAGGTTCTGATCTATCCGGGCCTGGGCGGCGATCATCGATTGGTATCGCGCAGTGAGTGCGCCGACGCGCCATTGCTCAGCAGCGGCGATCTGGATTGTTATCACGCATTGTATTTACGCGGCACCCGACAACCGGGTGCCTATGCGATGCCGTTGGTCGCCGACGATTTCAGCGGCCTGCCGCCGACGTTGGTTGCCGTGGCGCAGTTCGATCCGCTGCGCGACGACGGCGTGCTTTACGCCGAACGACTCAACGCCGCCAGCGTTAACGCAACGCTTTATCACGGCGAGGGGCTGGTTCACGGTTGTTTGCGGGCGCGCAGGAAGGTGGCCGAGGTCGACCGACTCTATGAAACCCTGCTCGGCTATTTGGCTGAGAAGACGGGCTGA